A single region of the Streptomyces sp. NBC_01262 genome encodes:
- a CDS encoding SGNH/GDSL hydrolase family protein — translation MQTNATYTSFVALGDSFTEGMSDGLPDGSYRGWADLLAARLAARTPDFRYANLAVRGKLIRQIADEQVEPAAAMGTDLVTLVGGLNDTLRPKCDVDEVCALLQQSVERLAPSCRQLVLMRSPIRRGPVSARFLPRMEQLFDFIDELAARHGAIVVDLYGAETLGDRQMWDEDRLHLNAEGHRRVAEAVWQALGHSPESDWTERLPAPVPPAWLARRAADLRFTRQHLVPWIGRRLTGRSSGDGLAPKRGALLPYEG, via the coding sequence ATGCAGACCAATGCCACGTACACCAGTTTCGTCGCGCTCGGCGACTCCTTCACCGAGGGGATGTCCGACGGACTCCCCGACGGCTCCTACCGGGGCTGGGCGGACCTGCTCGCCGCCCGCCTCGCCGCGCGCACGCCGGATTTCCGGTACGCCAACCTCGCGGTGCGCGGGAAGCTCATCCGCCAGATCGCCGACGAGCAGGTCGAGCCCGCCGCCGCGATGGGCACCGACCTGGTGACGCTGGTCGGCGGCCTCAACGACACGCTGCGCCCCAAGTGCGACGTGGACGAGGTGTGCGCGCTGCTCCAGCAGTCCGTCGAGCGGCTCGCGCCGAGCTGCCGGCAGCTGGTGCTGATGCGCAGCCCGATCCGGCGCGGTCCGGTCTCGGCGCGCTTCCTGCCGCGCATGGAGCAGCTCTTCGACTTCATCGACGAACTGGCCGCCCGCCACGGCGCCATCGTCGTGGACCTCTACGGGGCCGAGACCCTCGGCGACCGCCAGATGTGGGACGAGGACCGGCTGCACCTCAACGCCGAGGGCCACCGCCGCGTCGCCGAGGCCGTCTGGCAGGCCCTCGGCCACTCCCCCGAGTCCGACTGGACCGAACGGCTCCCCGCCCCCGTACCCCCCGCCTGGCTCGCCCGCCGCGCCGCCGACCTGCGCTTCACCCGCCAGCACCTCGTGCCCTGGATCGGCCGCCGCCTCACCGGCCGCTCCTCCGGCGACGGGCTCGCACCCAAGCGCGGCGCGCTCCTGCCGTACGAGGGCTGA
- a CDS encoding sensor histidine kinase, protein MNRAEIAKRWKAGIAALTHATSPPPKLSRWAWAADAILAFVLTAAVLGNVGDQSDIQKDVQVGPLPVIPDVPTPPAGGSAIVVPGDPGVPTSLLFLAVLTALPLVVRRRYPLSAFWAVILAALLLSRDSGGDTSVNIFLSCLIAGYSAAMYSPYRAATVASLVTGAVLITADNSPGEPALTPGYAPFFVLIAAGLAANTIHTWKQRVRALEAEHETTTRGAVERERSRIARELHDVVTHNVSVMVIQAGAARKVMDAAPDQAREALLAVESGGRAAMAELRHVMGLLTMDSDGPDPAATADLAPQPGLGQVPALADRIRDTGVPVELTVTGAPAPLSPGADLAAYRVVQEALTNTVKHAAGASVRIAVDYAPGEVRVEVADSGGRPTSPAGSGNGRGLKGLRERLAVYGGTLQTGPRPTGGYRLRAVIPVEDL, encoded by the coding sequence GTGAACAGGGCGGAGATCGCGAAGCGTTGGAAGGCGGGCATCGCGGCACTGACGCATGCCACCAGCCCGCCGCCGAAACTGTCCCGCTGGGCCTGGGCGGCCGACGCGATCCTCGCCTTCGTCCTGACCGCCGCCGTCCTGGGCAATGTCGGCGACCAGTCGGACATCCAGAAGGATGTCCAGGTGGGGCCGCTCCCGGTGATTCCGGACGTCCCGACGCCCCCCGCGGGCGGCTCGGCCATCGTCGTGCCCGGCGACCCAGGGGTCCCCACCAGCCTGCTGTTCCTGGCCGTGCTGACCGCGCTGCCCCTGGTCGTACGCCGCCGGTATCCCCTGTCGGCCTTCTGGGCCGTGATCCTCGCCGCACTGCTGCTGTCCCGGGACTCCGGCGGCGACACCTCCGTCAACATCTTCCTGAGCTGCCTGATCGCGGGCTACAGCGCCGCGATGTACAGCCCCTACCGGGCGGCCACGGTGGCGAGCCTGGTGACCGGCGCGGTGCTGATCACGGCCGACAACAGCCCGGGCGAACCGGCCCTCACACCCGGCTACGCCCCGTTCTTCGTGCTGATCGCGGCCGGACTGGCGGCCAACACGATCCACACCTGGAAGCAGCGCGTACGGGCCCTGGAAGCCGAACACGAGACCACGACCCGCGGCGCCGTGGAACGCGAACGCTCCCGCATCGCCCGCGAGCTCCACGACGTGGTCACCCACAACGTCAGCGTGATGGTCATCCAGGCCGGCGCCGCCCGCAAGGTGATGGACGCCGCCCCCGACCAGGCCCGCGAGGCACTGCTGGCCGTCGAGTCCGGCGGGCGCGCCGCGATGGCCGAACTCCGCCACGTCATGGGCCTGCTGACCATGGACAGCGACGGCCCCGACCCGGCCGCCACCGCCGACCTCGCCCCGCAGCCCGGCCTCGGCCAGGTGCCGGCGCTGGCCGACCGCATCCGCGACACCGGCGTCCCCGTCGAACTGACCGTGACCGGCGCCCCGGCCCCGCTGTCGCCCGGCGCGGACCTGGCCGCGTACCGGGTGGTGCAGGAGGCGCTCACCAACACCGTCAAGCACGCCGCCGGCGCCAGCGTACGGATTGCCGTCGACTACGCTCCCGGAGAAGTACGCGTGGAGGTCGCCGACAGCGGCGGCCGGCCGACCTCCCCGGCAGGCTCCGGCAACGGACGCGGCCTCAAGGGCCTGCGCGAACGCCTCGCCGTCTACGGCGGCACTTTGCAGACCGGCCCCCGGCCCACCGGCGGCTACCGCCTGCGCGCCGTCATCCCCGTGGAGGACCTGTGA
- a CDS encoding GNAT family N-acetyltransferase, with translation MSDLLIRAAAPADAQAVLAFWAHAAEGTSISDDPDGVARLIARDPDALLLAERDGTLVGTVIAGFDGWRCHLYRLAVHPGHRRQGIATALLDAAEQRFTRLGGRRGDAMVLERNEQAHGAWAAAGYAREQHWRRWTKPLTA, from the coding sequence ATGAGCGATCTACTCATCCGAGCCGCCGCCCCCGCCGACGCCCAGGCCGTACTGGCCTTCTGGGCCCACGCCGCCGAGGGCACCAGCATCAGCGACGACCCCGACGGCGTCGCCCGACTCATCGCCCGCGACCCCGACGCCCTCCTCCTCGCCGAGCGCGACGGCACGCTCGTGGGCACCGTCATCGCCGGCTTCGACGGCTGGCGCTGCCACCTCTACCGTCTCGCCGTGCACCCCGGCCACCGCCGCCAGGGCATCGCCACCGCCCTGCTGGACGCTGCCGAGCAGCGCTTCACCCGCCTGGGCGGGCGGCGCGGCGACGCGATGGTGCTGGAGCGCAACGAACAGGCCCACGGGGCGTGGGCTGCCGCAGGCTACGCTCGCGAGCAGCACTGGCGGCGCTGGACGAAGCCGCTCACCGCCTGA
- a CDS encoding response regulator transcription factor, with product MTEPTGPTVPTRVVIVDDQALVRTGFRMILAADGIDVVAEVADGAQAIDAVRRTLPDVVLMDIRMPGIDGLEATRRILSAADATAPRVIILTTFDLDRYVYAALSAGASGFLLKDVTPEHLVAAVRLVRSGDALLAPAITRRLVERFAARDDRAATTLHRDLSTLTPRELEVLQLLAKGLSNAELAARFGLSEATVKTHVARILSKLGLRDRAQAVVVAYETGLAVPGASGPPGQ from the coding sequence GTGACCGAGCCGACCGGACCGACCGTGCCGACGCGCGTCGTCATCGTCGACGACCAGGCCCTGGTCCGTACCGGCTTCCGGATGATCCTCGCGGCCGACGGCATCGACGTCGTCGCCGAGGTCGCCGACGGCGCCCAGGCCATCGACGCCGTCCGCCGCACCCTGCCCGACGTCGTGCTCATGGACATCCGCATGCCCGGCATCGACGGCCTGGAGGCCACCCGCCGCATCCTGTCCGCCGCCGACGCCACCGCCCCGCGCGTCATCATCCTCACCACCTTCGACCTCGACCGCTACGTCTACGCCGCCCTCTCCGCCGGCGCCAGCGGCTTCCTCCTCAAGGACGTCACCCCCGAACACCTCGTCGCCGCCGTCCGCCTCGTCCGTTCCGGCGACGCCCTCCTCGCCCCCGCCATCACCCGCCGCCTCGTCGAACGCTTCGCCGCGCGGGACGACCGGGCCGCGACCACCCTCCACCGGGACCTGTCCACTCTCACGCCCCGCGAGCTCGAAGTCCTCCAGCTCCTGGCCAAGGGCCTGAGCAACGCCGAACTCGCCGCCCGATTCGGGCTGAGCGAGGCCACGGTCAAGACCCACGTGGCCCGCATCCTGTCCAAGCTCGGCCTGCGCGACCGCGCCCAGGCCGTGGTCGTGGCCTACGAAACAGGGCTGGCCGTCCCGGGAGCCTCCGGCCCGCCGGGCCAGTAG
- the mug gene encoding G/U mismatch-specific DNA glycosylase translates to MTPEQLQAARDRTIPDVIAGGLRVLFCGINPGLMSAATGHHFARPGNRFWPVLHASGFTPRQLKPAEQGELLSYGLGITNVAARATARADELSEEEMREGGRLLEAAVRRYKPRWLAVAGITAYRVAYGEKKAVIGPQERTIGATRIWALPNPSGLNAHWTVDTMAEEFARLRVAAGAYWPGGPEAPGTASPVS, encoded by the coding sequence CTGACACCTGAGCAGCTGCAGGCCGCCCGCGACCGCACGATTCCGGACGTCATCGCGGGCGGCCTGCGCGTGCTCTTCTGCGGCATCAACCCCGGCCTCATGTCCGCCGCCACCGGGCACCACTTCGCCCGCCCCGGCAACCGCTTCTGGCCCGTCCTGCACGCCTCTGGCTTCACCCCGAGGCAGCTGAAGCCCGCCGAGCAGGGCGAGCTGCTCTCGTACGGGCTCGGGATCACCAATGTCGCCGCCCGCGCCACCGCCCGCGCCGACGAACTCAGCGAGGAGGAGATGCGCGAGGGTGGGCGTCTCCTGGAGGCCGCGGTACGGCGATACAAGCCGCGATGGCTGGCGGTCGCCGGCATCACGGCTTACCGGGTCGCCTACGGCGAGAAGAAGGCCGTCATCGGGCCGCAGGAGCGGACGATCGGCGCGACGCGGATCTGGGCGTTGCCCAACCCGAGTGGGCTGAACGCCCATTGGACAGTCGACACGATGGCCGAGGAGTTCGCCCGTCTGCGGGTCGCCGCAGGCGCCTACTGGCCCGGCGGGCCGGAGGCTCCCGGGACGGCCAGCCCTGTTTCGTAG
- a CDS encoding hemolysin family protein, which translates to MTVLQLFIGALTLVVNAFFVGAEFAMISVRRSQIEPRAQAGERGARSVLWGLQHLSPLLAAAQLGITLCTLVLGVVAEPAIAHLLEPVFHAVNVPDGVIHVVSFVIALTAATYLHMLFGEMVPKNIALADPERTALLLGPPLVATARALRPVIFTINAFANSLLRMLRVEPKNEVTSVFSDDELSRMVTDAGQAGLLDERAAHRLQDALELGRRPVGEVVRPPESVVRAPLGITPEGLERLAAESGFSRFPVGDADGRVVGYLHIKDALDGAPRDRPFPSSALRRITRVKAAMPLDDVLAAMRASGAHLAAVVDEQGRGIGLVTMEDVLKELVGGR; encoded by the coding sequence ATGACCGTCCTTCAGCTGTTCATCGGCGCCCTGACCCTCGTGGTGAACGCCTTCTTCGTCGGCGCCGAGTTCGCCATGATCTCCGTACGCCGCAGCCAGATCGAGCCGCGCGCCCAGGCGGGCGAGCGCGGCGCGCGCAGCGTGCTGTGGGGGCTGCAGCACCTGTCGCCGCTGCTGGCCGCCGCCCAGCTAGGGATCACTCTGTGCACGCTGGTGCTGGGCGTGGTGGCCGAGCCGGCCATCGCGCACCTGCTGGAGCCGGTGTTCCACGCGGTGAACGTGCCGGACGGGGTGATCCACGTGGTCTCCTTCGTCATCGCGCTGACGGCGGCGACCTATCTGCACATGCTGTTCGGCGAGATGGTGCCCAAGAACATCGCGCTCGCCGACCCGGAGCGCACCGCGCTGCTGCTCGGACCGCCGCTGGTGGCGACCGCGCGGGCGCTGCGCCCGGTGATCTTCACGATCAACGCCTTCGCGAATTCGCTCCTGCGCATGCTGCGCGTCGAGCCGAAGAACGAGGTCACCTCCGTCTTCTCCGACGACGAGCTGTCCCGGATGGTCACCGACGCCGGGCAGGCCGGGCTCCTGGACGAGCGGGCCGCCCACCGTCTCCAGGACGCCCTGGAACTGGGCCGGCGGCCGGTCGGCGAGGTCGTGCGGCCACCGGAGAGCGTGGTGCGGGCGCCGCTGGGCATCACCCCGGAGGGCCTGGAGCGGCTGGCGGCGGAATCCGGCTTCTCGCGCTTCCCGGTGGGCGACGCGGACGGCCGGGTGGTGGGCTATCTGCACATCAAGGACGCCCTGGACGGCGCGCCGAGGGACCGCCCGTTCCCGTCGTCCGCGCTGCGCAGGATCACCCGCGTCAAGGCGGCGATGCCGCTGGACGACGTACTGGCGGCCATGCGCGCGAGCGGCGCGCACCTGGCGGCGGTCGTGGACGAGCAGGGGCGCGGGATCGGGCTGGTCACGATGGAGGACGTGCTCAAGGAGCTGGTCGGCGGCCGGTAG
- the purB gene encoding adenylosuccinate lyase: MTKPRIPNVLAGRYASAELATLWSPEQKVVLERRLWIAVLRAQKDLGIEVPEQAIADYERVVEQVDLASIAEREKVTRHDVKARIEEFNALAGHEQVHKGMTSRDLTENVEQLQIRLSLEHVRDRTVAVLTRLGKLSAEYAELVMAGRSHNVAAQTTTLGKRFATTADELLVAFERIEDLLGRYPLRGIKGPVGTAQDMLDLLGGDAAKLADLEHRIAEHLGFSRAFTSVGQVYPRSLDYDAVTALVQLAAAPSSLAKTIRLMAGHELVTEGFKPGQVGSSAMPHKMNTRSCERVNGLAVILRGYASMVGELAGDQWNEGDVSCSVVRRVALPDAFFAFDGLLETFLTVLDEFGAFPAVIARELDRYLPFLATTKVLMGAVRAGVGRELAHEVIKEHAVASALAMREKGAERNELLDRLAADERMPLDRAQLDALMADRLSFTGAAAGQVAEVVRRVDEVAKRYPQAAPYTPGAIL, encoded by the coding sequence GTGACGAAGCCCCGCATCCCCAATGTCCTGGCCGGCCGCTACGCCTCCGCGGAGCTGGCCACCCTCTGGTCCCCCGAGCAGAAGGTGGTGCTGGAGCGCCGCCTCTGGATCGCCGTCCTGAGGGCGCAGAAGGACCTGGGCATCGAGGTGCCGGAGCAGGCCATCGCCGACTACGAGCGGGTGGTCGAGCAGGTCGACCTGGCCTCGATCGCCGAGCGCGAGAAGGTCACCCGGCACGACGTCAAGGCCCGCATCGAGGAGTTCAACGCGCTGGCGGGGCACGAGCAGGTCCACAAGGGCATGACCTCGCGCGACCTCACGGAGAACGTCGAGCAGCTCCAGATCCGGCTCTCGCTGGAGCACGTGCGCGACCGCACGGTGGCCGTACTCACCCGCCTCGGCAAGCTCTCGGCCGAGTACGCGGAGCTGGTCATGGCCGGCCGCTCGCACAATGTGGCCGCCCAGACCACCACCCTGGGCAAGCGCTTCGCGACCACCGCCGACGAGCTGCTGGTGGCCTTCGAGCGCATCGAGGACCTGCTCGGCCGCTACCCGCTGCGCGGCATCAAGGGCCCGGTGGGCACCGCCCAGGACATGCTGGACCTGCTCGGCGGCGACGCCGCCAAGCTCGCGGATCTGGAGCACCGGATCGCCGAGCACCTCGGCTTCTCCCGCGCCTTCACCTCCGTCGGCCAGGTCTACCCGCGCTCGCTGGACTACGACGCCGTCACCGCGCTGGTCCAGCTGGCGGCCGCGCCCTCCTCGCTGGCCAAGACGATCCGCCTGATGGCCGGACACGAACTGGTCACCGAGGGCTTCAAGCCCGGCCAGGTCGGTTCCTCCGCGATGCCGCACAAGATGAACACCCGCTCCTGCGAGCGCGTCAACGGCCTCGCCGTCATCCTGCGCGGTTACGCCTCCATGGTCGGCGAGCTGGCGGGCGACCAGTGGAACGAGGGCGACGTGTCCTGCTCCGTCGTGCGCCGGGTGGCTCTCCCGGACGCCTTCTTCGCCTTCGACGGCCTGCTGGAGACCTTCCTGACCGTCCTCGACGAGTTCGGCGCCTTCCCGGCCGTCATCGCGCGCGAGCTCGACCGCTACCTGCCCTTCCTCGCCACCACCAAGGTCCTCATGGGCGCGGTCCGGGCCGGGGTCGGCCGCGAGCTCGCCCACGAGGTCATCAAGGAGCACGCCGTCGCCTCGGCGCTGGCCATGCGCGAGAAGGGCGCCGAGCGCAACGAACTCCTCGACCGCCTCGCCGCCGACGAGCGCATGCCGCTCGACCGCGCCCAGCTCGACGCCCTCATGGCCGACCGCCTCTCCTTCACCGGCGCCGCCGCCGGTCAGGTCGCCGAGGTCGTCCGCCGCGTCGACGAGGTCGCCAAGCGGTACCCGCAGGCCGCGCCCTACACCCCCGGCGCGATCCTCTGA
- a CDS encoding hemolysin family protein gives MIEVLLLAVALLLTLACAVFVAAEFSLTTVERADLERAARAGERGAGAALKAVRTLTVQLSGAQLGITVTGLVIGMLAEGSVGKLLAGPLESLGLSPSTASSTALVLATALSTVVLMVVGELVPKNWAISRPLPVAKAVAAPQSAFTAAFGPLITHLNNTANRILRRLGLEPAEELASARSPEELVALARHSAKAGALEADTAELFVRTLSLAELTAENVMTPRVQVKALDGHATAQDVAEATRTTGLSRFPVYRDNLDDVIGVVHIKDVLAVPFERRVHTPVTALLQEPLLVPESLTVDRLLDRLSGKVSMAVVIDEYGGTAGVATLEDIVEEVVGEVRDEHDPHEAPDLALLRRDAEGRRVYDADGATRTDQLEEIGLHAPDGPYETLAGLVAHELGRIPAVGDTAEADGWLIEVTDDSGRRAARVRLLSPHAQDGQRTQEAAR, from the coding sequence ATGATCGAAGTGCTGCTCCTGGCCGTCGCTCTGCTGCTGACGCTGGCCTGTGCCGTGTTCGTGGCGGCGGAGTTCTCGCTGACCACGGTCGAACGTGCCGATCTGGAGCGGGCGGCGCGGGCCGGCGAGCGGGGTGCGGGGGCCGCGCTGAAGGCGGTGCGGACGCTGACGGTGCAGCTGTCGGGGGCGCAGCTCGGCATCACGGTGACGGGGCTGGTGATCGGCATGCTGGCGGAGGGGTCGGTGGGCAAGCTGCTGGCCGGGCCGCTGGAGTCCTTGGGCCTGTCGCCGTCGACTGCGTCCTCGACGGCGCTGGTGCTGGCCACGGCGCTGTCGACGGTCGTGCTGATGGTGGTCGGCGAGCTGGTGCCGAAGAACTGGGCGATCTCCCGCCCGCTGCCGGTGGCGAAGGCGGTGGCCGCGCCGCAGAGCGCGTTCACGGCGGCGTTCGGTCCGCTGATCACCCACCTCAACAACACCGCGAACCGGATTCTGCGCCGGCTGGGCCTGGAGCCGGCCGAGGAGCTGGCCTCGGCGCGCAGCCCTGAGGAACTGGTCGCGCTCGCCCGGCACTCCGCGAAGGCGGGCGCGCTGGAGGCGGACACGGCGGAGCTGTTCGTGCGGACGCTGAGCCTGGCGGAGCTGACGGCCGAGAACGTGATGACCCCCCGGGTGCAGGTCAAGGCCCTGGACGGCCACGCCACCGCGCAGGACGTGGCGGAGGCGACCCGCACGACGGGCCTGTCGCGGTTCCCCGTCTACCGGGACAACCTCGACGACGTGATCGGGGTGGTCCACATCAAGGACGTGCTGGCGGTGCCGTTCGAGCGGCGCGTGCACACACCGGTCACGGCGCTGCTCCAGGAGCCGCTGCTGGTGCCGGAGTCGCTGACCGTGGACCGGCTGCTGGACCGGCTGTCGGGGAAGGTCAGCATGGCCGTGGTGATCGACGAGTACGGCGGTACGGCCGGGGTCGCCACCCTGGAGGACATCGTCGAGGAGGTCGTCGGCGAGGTGCGGGACGAGCACGACCCGCACGAAGCCCCCGACCTGGCGCTGCTGCGCAGGGACGCCGAGGGACGGCGGGTCTACGACGCGGACGGGGCGACCCGCACCGACCAGTTGGAGGAGATCGGACTGCACGCGCCCGACGGTCCCTACGAGACACTGGCCGGCCTGGTCGCCCATGAGCTGGGCCGGATCCCGGCCGTCGGCGACACCGCCGAGGCCGACGGCTGGCTGATCGAGGTCACCGACGACTCGGGGCGCCGGGCGGCGCGCGTACGGCTGCTCTCGCCGCATGCGCAGGACGGGCAGCGTACGCAGGAGGCGGCGCGATGA
- a CDS encoding ABC transporter permease — MSALGRVVRAGVGRRRVQTLVMTLTTLMAVTASVLALGLLVASRAPFDHAFAAQKGAHLTGQFDGTKATAAQIAATADAPGVTAAAGPFRSLSLSLRTGSDAGEMSGITLPPLTVVGRKDSGGPVDDIDIVKGHWITGPGQIVLSSDYEGPPVEPGTRFQVMDLPGHPTLTLVGYARSVGRSADGWVSPAQVGALTAAGTAPQYQMLYRFASAGTRAQVAAGRSAIVAAVPAGALSGSQSYLTVKLQADGSTAAFVPFVLAFGVLGLVMSVLIVGTVVSGAVGAGRRRIGILKSLGFTPAQVARAYVGQALIPASLGTALGVVLGNLLAVPLLAEASDAYNAGSLTVAPWVDVAVAAGALGVVLVTALVPALRAGRLRTAEAISVGRAAHATRGLGAQRLVGRLPLPRALSLGLAHPFARPARTATTAAAVVFGAVAVTFAFGLATTLQGIQEGINRGESGAVVVPTGAPGSGPVRIAAPGSSAPEPADPAAVAAAIKAQPATRAFYGTGRTQLSVAGISGATTVVGYQGDESWATYPVISGRWLKGPGEAVVNTRFLQAAGMGVGDSITLTGGGHTTSVRIVGEVFNTHEEGMEVLTGLSTLTRAGFDVSVGEFHVDLRPGTGVAGYLKALNTALEPTGAEAFANDGGGNSTTIAMMDALIASLTLMLVTVAGLGVLNTVVLDTRERVHDLGVFKALGMAPRQTVAMVLTSVAGTGLVAGVIGVPAGVAVHRWIVPAMGHSIGTNMPPEVLAVYHLPVLVLLGLGGLVIAVAGALLPAGWAARTRTATALRTE; from the coding sequence ATGAGCGCCCTGGGGCGGGTCGTGCGGGCCGGTGTGGGGCGCCGGCGCGTGCAGACCCTGGTGATGACGCTGACCACGCTGATGGCGGTGACCGCCTCGGTCCTGGCCCTCGGGCTGCTGGTGGCGTCCCGGGCGCCGTTCGACCATGCCTTCGCCGCGCAGAAGGGCGCCCATCTGACCGGGCAGTTCGACGGGACGAAGGCCACGGCCGCACAGATCGCCGCCACCGCGGACGCGCCCGGCGTGACGGCGGCGGCCGGGCCGTTCCGCAGCCTGTCGCTGAGCCTGCGCACCGGATCGGACGCCGGGGAGATGTCGGGCATCACGCTGCCCCCGCTGACGGTCGTAGGCCGCAAGGACTCGGGCGGCCCGGTCGACGACATCGACATCGTCAAGGGCCACTGGATCACCGGTCCCGGCCAGATCGTGCTGTCCTCGGACTACGAGGGCCCGCCCGTGGAGCCGGGGACCCGTTTTCAGGTCATGGACCTGCCCGGCCACCCGACCCTCACCCTGGTCGGCTACGCCCGGTCGGTGGGTCGCAGCGCCGACGGCTGGGTGTCACCCGCGCAGGTCGGCGCGCTGACGGCGGCGGGCACCGCACCCCAGTACCAGATGCTCTACCGCTTCGCCTCCGCCGGAACGCGGGCGCAGGTGGCGGCCGGCCGGTCCGCGATCGTCGCCGCCGTGCCGGCCGGGGCGCTGTCCGGATCGCAGTCCTATCTGACCGTCAAACTGCAGGCGGACGGCAGCACGGCGGCGTTCGTGCCCTTCGTGCTCGCCTTCGGCGTCCTGGGGCTGGTCATGTCGGTGCTGATCGTCGGCACGGTGGTCAGTGGCGCGGTCGGTGCCGGACGGCGGCGGATCGGCATCCTCAAATCGCTCGGCTTCACCCCGGCGCAGGTGGCACGTGCCTACGTCGGGCAGGCGCTGATCCCGGCGTCGCTCGGCACCGCGCTGGGGGTCGTGCTGGGCAATCTGCTGGCGGTGCCGCTGCTGGCCGAGGCTTCGGACGCCTACAACGCCGGGTCGCTGACGGTCGCTCCGTGGGTCGACGTGGCGGTGGCCGCCGGCGCCCTCGGGGTGGTCCTCGTCACCGCCCTGGTGCCCGCGCTGCGGGCGGGGCGGCTGCGCACGGCCGAGGCGATCAGCGTGGGGCGCGCCGCGCATGCCACTCGCGGGCTCGGGGCCCAGCGGCTGGTGGGCCGGCTGCCGTTGCCGCGTGCGCTGAGCCTCGGTCTGGCCCACCCGTTCGCCAGGCCCGCGCGTACGGCGACGACGGCCGCCGCCGTGGTGTTCGGTGCTGTCGCGGTCACGTTCGCCTTCGGCCTGGCCACGACGCTCCAGGGCATCCAGGAGGGCATCAACCGGGGCGAGTCCGGCGCGGTCGTGGTCCCGACCGGTGCCCCGGGATCCGGTCCCGTCCGAATCGCGGCCCCCGGGAGCTCGGCCCCGGAGCCGGCCGACCCGGCCGCGGTCGCCGCCGCGATCAAGGCTCAGCCGGCGACCCGGGCTTTCTACGGCACCGGCCGGACCCAGCTCAGCGTGGCCGGGATCTCGGGGGCGACGACGGTCGTGGGGTACCAGGGCGACGAGTCCTGGGCCACCTACCCGGTGATCTCGGGGCGCTGGCTGAAAGGCCCGGGCGAGGCCGTCGTCAACACCCGGTTCCTCCAGGCGGCCGGCATGGGGGTCGGGGACTCGATCACCCTCACGGGCGGCGGGCACACGACCTCGGTGCGCATCGTGGGCGAGGTGTTCAACACCCACGAGGAAGGCATGGAGGTGCTGACCGGCCTGTCCACCCTCACCCGGGCGGGATTCGACGTCTCCGTGGGCGAGTTCCATGTCGATCTGCGTCCCGGTACCGGTGTGGCGGGCTATCTCAAGGCGCTCAACACCGCGCTGGAGCCGACCGGCGCCGAGGCGTTCGCCAACGACGGCGGCGGGAACAGCACGACGATCGCGATGATGGACGCGCTGATCGCCTCCCTCACCCTGATGCTGGTCACCGTCGCGGGCCTGGGAGTGCTCAACACGGTCGTGCTCGACACCCGTGAACGGGTCCACGATCTGGGCGTGTTCAAGGCGCTCGGCATGGCGCCGCGCCAGACCGTCGCCATGGTCCTCACCTCGGTGGCCGGAACCGGCCTGGTGGCGGGCGTGATCGGGGTTCCGGCCGGGGTCGCGGTGCACCGCTGGATCGTGCCGGCCATGGGCCACTCCATCGGCACCAACATGCCCCCCGAGGTGCTCGCCGTCTACCACCTGCCCGTCCTGGTCCTCCTCGGCCTCGGCGGCCTGGTCATCGCGGTGGCCGGAGCCCTGCTCCCGGCCGGCTGGGCCGCCCGGACACGTACCGCCACGGCGCTGCGCACCGAGTGA
- a CDS encoding ABC transporter ATP-binding protein, with protein MSTPVIDIRDVSKKYDEGPPALADLSLAVRAGEALAVLGPSGSGKSTLLNLVAGLDRPSAGSVTVDGLRVDELSEAGSAKYRRTRIGMVFQFFNLLDDLTVTDNITLPAQLAGLPRAEVRVRAAELLEALGIARHARAYPGRLSGGERQRVAVARALMNRPALLLADEPTGALDTASGEDVRNLLAELNADGQTILLVTHDLALAESCATRTIELVDGRIVSDVAAVAR; from the coding sequence GTGAGCACACCCGTCATCGACATCCGCGACGTGAGCAAGAAGTACGACGAGGGGCCACCGGCCCTGGCCGACCTGTCGCTGGCCGTGCGGGCGGGCGAGGCACTCGCCGTGCTCGGGCCGTCCGGGAGCGGGAAGTCGACGCTGCTGAACCTGGTCGCCGGACTGGACCGACCGAGCGCGGGCAGTGTCACCGTGGACGGGCTGCGGGTCGACGAGCTGAGCGAGGCCGGCTCGGCGAAGTACCGGCGGACGCGGATCGGGATGGTGTTCCAGTTCTTCAACCTCCTGGACGACCTGACCGTCACCGACAACATCACCCTGCCCGCGCAGCTCGCGGGTCTCCCCCGGGCGGAAGTCCGCGTCCGCGCCGCCGAGTTGCTGGAAGCCCTGGGCATCGCCCGGCACGCCCGCGCCTACCCCGGCCGGCTGTCCGGCGGGGAGCGGCAGCGGGTCGCGGTGGCCCGGGCCCTGATGAACCGCCCGGCGCTGCTGCTCGCCGACGAACCCACCGGGGCGCTGGACACGGCCTCCGGCGAGGACGTACGGAACCTGCTCGCGGAGCTCAACGCGGACGGGCAGACCATCCTGCTGGTCACCCATGACCTGGCGCTGGCCGAGTCGTGCGCGACCCGGACCATCGAGCTGGTCGACGGCCGGATCGTCAGCGACGTGGCGGCGGTGGCCCGATGA